Proteins from a single region of Theobroma cacao cultivar B97-61/B2 chromosome 10, Criollo_cocoa_genome_V2, whole genome shotgun sequence:
- the LOC18585876 gene encoding receptor-like protein kinase FERONIA isoform X1, which translates to MGNSSHFLPSCFKVFTKTAGYRKSDISEGNEKHARIQYPATLPEEIYRQRQFSLTEIKAATNNFHPISLIAEGFFGNVFKGILDDGNFVAVKRFFPDSVQDALNEFQAEVKLLCQLRHQHLVSLIGFCNDKDELILVYPLMKNGTLCDHLYGSGCDPLPWKQRLEICIGAARGLHYLHTGIKYAIIHSNVDSDNILLDDKWVSKLSSFGFSKMRPQPSYINTSKALKNIDAPMAGILGYVDPEYMRGCGLSEKSDVYSFGVVLFEVLCARPVFDRRLDEYKQHLVYWVCCCIGDGTIYNIIDSYLKGKIAPECFKIFVNIAYCCISEKGERRPDMGEVELMLQLALEMQEKADSEVTNVDPYGECMY; encoded by the coding sequence ATGGGAaattcttcacattttcttccaAGTTGCTTCAAAGTCTTTACCAAAACAGCAGGCTATAGAAAATCAGATATAAGTGAGGGAAATGAAAAACACGCCAGGATACAATATCCAGCAACTCTTCCTGAGGAAATATACCGTCAGCGTCAATTTTCTCTAACCGAGATCAAAGCTGCTACCAACAATTTTCATCCAATATCTCTTATCGCTGAAGGTTTTTTTGGAAACGTGTTCAAAGGGATTCTTGATGATGGAAACTTTGTTGCTGTCAAACGCTTCTTCCCAGATTCAGTACAAGATGCACTCAATGAATTCCAAGCCGAAGTGAAGTTGCTCTGCCAGCTGCGCCACCAACATCTTGTGTCTCTGATAGGGTTCTGCAATGATAAGGACGAGTTGATCCTTGTATACCCACTCATGAAAAACGGGACACTCTGTGATCATCTCTATGGTTCTGGTTGTGATCCACTTCCATGGAAGCAGAGGCTAGAGATATGTATTGGTGCAGCTCGTGGATTACATTACCTTCATACTGGAATAAAGTATGCGATAATTCACAGTAACGTCGATAGCGACAATATTCTTTTGGACGACAAATGGGTTAGTAAGCTTTCTAGTTTCGGGTTCTCCAAGATGCGTCCGCAACCTTCATACATTAACACGTCAAAAGCTTTGAAAAATATAGACGCACCAATGGCGGGTATTCTCGGTTATGTGGATCCAGAGTATATGAGAGGATGTGGACTTTCAGAAAAAAGTGATGTGTACTCATTTGGAGTTGTTTTATTTGAAGTTTTGTGTGCTAGACCAGTCTTTGATCGAAGATTGGACGAGTATAAACAACATCTAGTTTATTGGGTCTGCTGCTGCATAGGCGATGGAAccatttataatataattgatTCATATTTGAAAGGGAAGATAGCTCCAGAATGTTTCAAGATATTCGTGAACATCGCTTATTGCTGTATCAGTGAGAAGGGAGAGAGACGGCCTGATATGGGTGAAGTGGAGCTGATGCTACAGCTTGCATTGGAGATGCAAGAGAAAGCAGATTCCGAGGTGACGAATGTTGATCCTTATGGTGAATGTATGTACTGA
- the LOC108660450 gene encoding receptor-like protein kinase ANXUR2 isoform X2, with protein sequence MGYWDPEYQRDGGLSEKCDVYSFGVVLFEVLCARPVIDRRLDEHKQHLVYWVCRCIGDGTIYNIIDSYLKGKIAPECFKIFVDIAYCCISEKGDTRPEMGEVEMMLELALKMQEKADSEMKDVDPHGECTYGEVSFSIPVSDHSFPVDNSSPLESRW encoded by the exons ATGG GTTATTGGGATCCAGAGTATCAGAGAGATGGTGGACTTTCAGAGAAATGTGATGTGTACTCATTTGGGGTTGTTTTATTTGAAGTCTTGTGTGCTAGACCAGTCATTGATCGAAGATTGGACGAGCATAAGCAACATCTAGTTTACTGGGTCTGTCGGTGCATAGGCGATGGAAccatttataatataattgatTCATACCTGAAGGGGAAGATAGCTCCAGAGTGTTTTAAGATATTCGTGGACATCGCTTATTGCTGTATCAGTGAAAAGGGAGATACACGGCCTGAGATGGGTGAAGTGGAGATGATGCTAGAGCTTGCATTGAAGATGCAAGAGAAAGCAGATTCTGAAATGAAGGATGTTGATCCTCATGGTGAATGTACGTATGGAgaagtttcattttctatCCCTGTTTCTGACCACAGTTTTCCTGTGGATAACAGTTCACCACTTGAATCTAGATGGTAG
- the LOC108660450 gene encoding receptor-like protein kinase FERONIA isoform X1: MGNPSHFLSGFFKAFTKAAGNRKSETSKGNEKHARIKYPATLPKEICRQFSLTEIKAATNNFHPKSLVREGYFVKVYKGIVDYGNLVAVKRFKPDSVQGLDGFQTEVQLLCQLRHQNLVSLIGFCNDKDEKILVYELMKNGSLRDHLYGCNYDPLLWKQRLEICIGAARGLHYLHAGAKHAVIHRDIKSRNILLDDKWVSKLSSFFFSKMRPQPSYSSTSKALKPLHSEIFLGTLGYWDPEYQRDGGLSEKCDVYSFGVVLFEVLCARPVIDRRLDEHKQHLVYWVCRCIGDGTIYNIIDSYLKGKIAPECFKIFVDIAYCCISEKGDTRPEMGEVEMMLELALKMQEKADSEMKDVDPHGECTYGEVSFSIPVSDHSFPVDNSSPLESRW; encoded by the coding sequence ATGGGAAAtccttcacattttctttcaGGTTTCTTCAAAGCCTTTACGAAAGCAGCAGGCAATAGAAAATCAGAAACAAGTAAGGGAAATGAAAAGCATGCTAGGATAAAATATCCAGCAACTCTTCCTAAGGAAATTTGTCGTCAATTTTCTCTAACCGAGATCAAAGCTGCTACCAACAACTTTCATCCAAAATCGCTTGTCAGAGAAGGTTATTTTGTAAAGGTGTACAAAGGGATTGTTGATTATGGAAACTTGGTTGCTGTCAAACGCTTCAAACCAGATTCAGTACAAGGACTCGATGGGTTCCAAACCGAAGTGCAGTTGCTCTGCCAACTGCGCCACCAAAATCTCGTGTCTCTTATTGGGTTCTGCAATGACAAGGACGAGAAGATCCTTGTATATGAACTCATGAAAAACGGGTCACTCCGTGATCATCTCTATGGTTGTAATTATGATCCACTCCTGTGGAAGCAGAGGCTAGAGATATGTATTGGTGCAGCTCGTGGATTACATTACCTTCATGCCGGAGCAAAGCATGCGGTAATTCACCGTGACATCAAGAGCAGAAATATTCTTTTGGACGACAAATGGGTTAGTAAGCTTTCtagtttcttcttctccaagATGCGTCCACAGCCTTCATACTCTAGCACTTCAAAAGCTTTGAAACCACTACACTCAGAAATATTTTTGGGTACTTTAGGTTATTGGGATCCAGAGTATCAGAGAGATGGTGGACTTTCAGAGAAATGTGATGTGTACTCATTTGGGGTTGTTTTATTTGAAGTCTTGTGTGCTAGACCAGTCATTGATCGAAGATTGGACGAGCATAAGCAACATCTAGTTTACTGGGTCTGTCGGTGCATAGGCGATGGAAccatttataatataattgatTCATACCTGAAGGGGAAGATAGCTCCAGAGTGTTTTAAGATATTCGTGGACATCGCTTATTGCTGTATCAGTGAAAAGGGAGATACACGGCCTGAGATGGGTGAAGTGGAGATGATGCTAGAGCTTGCATTGAAGATGCAAGAGAAAGCAGATTCTGAAATGAAGGATGTTGATCCTCATGGTGAATGTACGTATGGAgaagtttcattttctatCCCTGTTTCTGACCACAGTTTTCCTGTGGATAACAGTTCACCACTTGAATCTAGATGGTAG
- the LOC18585877 gene encoding receptor-like protein kinase FERONIA, whose amino-acid sequence MGNPSHFLPSCFKVFTKTAGHRKSEISKGNEKHARIQYPTALPEEIYHQRQYSLTEIKAATNNFHPKSLIAEAFFGNVFKGIVDDGNFVAVKRFFPDSVRDALNEFQTEVKLLCQLRHQRLVSFIGYCNDKDEKILVYQHMKNGRLRDHLYGSNYDPLPWKQRLEICIGAARGLHYLHTGIKYAVIHRNVSSSNILLDDKWVSKLSSFGFSKMRPQPSYSNTSKALKKIDSRLMGTVGYMDPEYLEGYGLSEKCDVYSFGVVLFEVLCARPVIDQRLDKHKEHLDCWACWCIGEGTIYNIIDPYLKGRIAPECFKIFVDIAYCCISEEGNRRPEMGEVELMLDLALEMQEKADSEMKDVDPHGECMYGEISFSIPVSDHILRVNSSSSFESIDG is encoded by the coding sequence ATGGGAAAtccttcacattttcttccaAGTTGCTTCAAAGTCTTTACGAAAACAGCAGGCCATAGAAAATCAGAAATAAGTAAGGGAAATGAAAAACACGCCAGGATACAATATCCAACAGCTCTTCCCGAGGAAATTTACCATCAGCGTCAATATTCTCTAACAGAGATCAAAGCTGCTACCAAcaattttcatccaaaatcTCTTATCGCTGAAGCCTTTTTTGGAAACGTGTTCAAAGGGATTGTTGATGATGGAAACTTTGTTGCTGTCAAACGCTTCTTTCCAGATTCAGTACGAGATGCACTCAATGAGTTCCAAACCGAAGTGAAGTTGCTCTGCCAGCTGCGCCACCAACGTCTTGTGTCTTTTATCGGGTACTGCAATGACAAGGACGAGAAGATCCTTGTATACCAACACATGAAAAACGGGAGACTCCGTGATCATCTCTATGGTTCTAATTATGATCCACTCCCATGGAAGCAGAGGTTAGAGATATGTATTGGTGCAGCTCGTGGATTACATTACCTTCATACTGGAATAAAGTATGCGGTAATTCACCGTAACGTCAGCAGCAGCAATATTCTTTTGGACGACAAATGGGTTAGTAAGCTTTCTAGTTTCGGATTCTCCAAGATGCGTCCACAACCATCATACTCTAACACGTCAAAAGCTTTGAAAAAGATAGACTCACGATTAATGGGTACTGTCGGTTATATGGATCCAGAGTATCTCGAAGGATATGGACTTTCAGAGAAATGTGATGTGTACTCATTTGGGGTTGTTTTATTTGAAGTGTTGTGTGCTAGACCAGTCATTGATCAAAGATTGGACAAGCATAAAGAACATCTAGATTGTTGGGCCTGTTGGTGCATAGGCGAAGGAACCATTTATAATATCATTGATCCATATTTGAAGGGAAGGATAGCTCCAGAGTGTTTCAAGATATTCGTGGACATCGCTTATTGCTGTATCAGTGAGGAGGGTAATAGACGGCCTGAGATGGGTGAAGTGGAGCTGATGCTAGACCTTGCATTGGAGATGCAAGAGAAAGCAGATTCCGAAATGAAGGATGTTGATCCTCATGGTGAATGCATGTATGGagaaatatcattttctatcCCTGTTTCTGACCACATTTTGCGTGTAAACAGCAGTTCATCATTTGAATCTATAGATGGTTGA